In Cicer arietinum cultivar CDC Frontier isolate Library 1 chromosome 1, Cicar.CDCFrontier_v2.0, whole genome shotgun sequence, one DNA window encodes the following:
- the LOC101495597 gene encoding uncharacterized protein produces MDPDLNEKPTDRIEEQMQMKRLEAIFKAMKSQNLQKSHTPIQITNFEGELLTKAENFQDENKVIKEEVGVNVEEETSECEKTGKRKAEYLVAEALGMDTSEDGIGGRTRHFFDCNICFEKANEPVLTCCGHLFCWECFYNLSYAYSNAKECPVCEGEVVETDIIPVYGNGRVHDNGHLEMNETGSQVPDRPRAARVESTRQRRRRRRAGSSNHDLSLFGDFDGLEESDSLQFPSLSPD; encoded by the coding sequence ATGGATCCTGATTTGAATGAGAAGCCTACGGATCGAATCGAAGAGCAAATGCAAATGAAACGTCTTGAAGCCATTTTCAAGGCTATGAAAAGTCAGAATTTGCAAAAGAGTCACACTCCGATTCAGATAACTAATTTCGAAGGAGAATTGTTAACAAAAGCTGAAAATTTTCAAGATGAAAACAAGGTGATTAAGGAAGAGGTTGGTGTTAATGTTGAAGAAGAGACATCGGAATGTGAGAAAACAGGAAAAAGGAAGGCGGAGTATTTGGTTGCGGAAGCATTAGGGATGGATACCTCGGAGGATGGCATTGGTGGCCGCACGAGACACTTCTTCGATTGTAATATATGTTTTGAAAAGGCGAATGAACCTGTGTTAACTTGCTGTGGTCACTTGTTTTGTTGGGAATGTTTCTATAACTTGTCGTATGCTTATTCAAATGCTAAAGAATGTCCTGTTTGTGAAGGAGAGGTCGTTGAAACCGACATCATCCCGGTTTATGGCAATGGAAGGGTCCATGATAATGGTCATTTGGAAATGAATGAAACTGGTTCCCAAGTTCCCGATCGACCCCGTGCAGCTAGAGTTGAGAGTACCCGGCAGCGGCGGAGAAGACGCAGAGCTGGTTCTTCAAACCATGATTTATCGTTGTTTGGTGACTTTGATGGATTAGAAGAGTCTGATTCGTTACAATTCCCGAGTTTATCTCCCGATTGA